A stretch of Bos mutus isolate GX-2022 chromosome 8, NWIPB_WYAK_1.1, whole genome shotgun sequence DNA encodes these proteins:
- the GNG10 gene encoding guanine nucleotide-binding protein G(I)/G(S)/G(O) subunit gamma-10, which produces MSSGASVSALQRLVEQLKLEAGVERIKVSQAAAELQQYCMQNACKDALLVGVPAGSNPFREPRSCALL; this is translated from the exons ATGTCTTCCGGGGCCAGCGTGAGCGCCTTGCAGCGCCTGGTGGAGCAGCTCAAGCTGGAGGCCGGCGTGGAGAGGATCAAG GTCTCTCAGGCGGCCGCGGAGCTTCAGCAATACTGCATGCAGAATGCCTGCAAGGATGCCTTGCTGGTGGGCGTTCCAGCTGGAAGCAATCCCTTTCGGGAGCCCAGGTCCTGTGCTTTACTCTGA